From a single Pseudomonas sp. A34-9 genomic region:
- a CDS encoding LLM class flavin-dependent oxidoreductase yields MGRQLKLGAFLMATGHHVAAWRHPDVPANAGLDFAHYKRLAQIAEAAKFDALFVADSVAAPTQNIASRMARSDHFEPLTLLSALSAVTEHIGLIATATTSYNEPYHVARKFASLDHLSGGRAGWNLVTSDNAAEALNFGRDEHIGHAERYSRAREFHQVVTGLWDSWEDDAFARDKASGAYYDPSKLHVLDHVGEHFRVKGPLNVARSPQGQPVIVQAGSSETGRELAAQTAEVVFTAQTSLASAQAFYADLKGRLPKFARSADSLKIMPGVFVVVGDTEAQAQEKYETFQQLVEPEVGVALLGRMLGNFDLSKYPLDGPLPELPLTESGQQSRQKLLTELAGRENLSLAGLGRKIAGGRGHYSLVGTPEQIADRLQEWFEQGAADGFNVLVPHLPGGLEDFANGVVPELQRRGLFRTEYEGRTLRQNLGLARPDNRFV; encoded by the coding sequence ATGTGCCGGCCAATGCGGGTCTGGATTTCGCTCATTACAAGCGGTTGGCGCAGATTGCCGAAGCGGCGAAATTCGACGCGCTGTTTGTCGCTGACAGTGTCGCTGCGCCGACCCAGAACATCGCCAGTCGCATGGCGCGCTCCGATCACTTTGAACCGCTGACGTTGCTCTCGGCGCTGAGTGCAGTGACCGAGCACATCGGTCTGATTGCCACGGCGACCACCAGTTACAACGAGCCGTATCACGTGGCGCGTAAATTCGCTTCGCTCGATCATCTGTCGGGTGGGCGCGCGGGGTGGAATCTGGTGACCTCGGACAATGCTGCCGAGGCGCTTAATTTCGGTCGTGACGAACATATCGGCCATGCCGAACGCTACAGCCGAGCGCGCGAATTTCATCAGGTAGTCACCGGGCTTTGGGACAGTTGGGAGGACGATGCGTTTGCGCGCGACAAGGCCAGTGGGGCGTATTACGACCCTTCGAAACTGCATGTGCTGGATCACGTCGGTGAACACTTCAGGGTCAAAGGTCCGCTGAACGTTGCGCGTTCGCCGCAGGGGCAACCGGTGATTGTCCAGGCCGGATCTTCCGAAACCGGTCGCGAACTGGCGGCGCAAACGGCTGAAGTGGTGTTCACCGCGCAAACTTCATTGGCCAGCGCCCAAGCGTTTTACGCTGACCTGAAAGGACGCTTGCCCAAGTTCGCACGCAGCGCTGATTCTCTGAAAATCATGCCCGGCGTTTTCGTGGTTGTCGGCGATACAGAAGCCCAGGCGCAGGAAAAATATGAAACGTTTCAGCAATTAGTCGAACCCGAGGTTGGCGTGGCCTTGCTTGGGCGTATGCTGGGCAACTTCGATTTGTCGAAGTACCCGCTGGACGGGCCGTTACCGGAGTTGCCGCTGACCGAAAGCGGTCAGCAGAGCCGGCAAAAATTGCTCACTGAGCTGGCAGGGCGGGAGAACCTGAGCCTCGCCGGACTCGGACGCAAGATTGCTGGCGGACGTGGGCATTACAGCCTGGTCGGTACGCCCGAGCAGATCGCTGATCGCTTGCAGGAATGGTTCGAACAGGGCGCGGCGGATGGCTTCAACGTGCTGGTGCCGCACTTGCCGGGCGGGCTCGAGGATTTCGCTAATGGCGTGGTCCCGGAACTGCAACGGCGTGGGTTGTTCAGAACTGAATACGAAGGCCGGACATTGCGCCAGAACCTGGGTCTCGCCCGACCCGACAACCGATTTGTGTAA